The stretch of DNA TCACCATAAGTCATACAAAAAGTATTTTCATCTTTTAGTAGATGTTGAACTCTTTTTAATCTACCACCTGTCATAGAATGTTCACCTGTATCTATTAAATCTATGACCCATTTTTCCATATCTTTATGATTTTGTTTTTTCATAAATTCAGAAGTATTGTTTGAAAAATCTATTTTCATATCATATAAATGTCTTCTGTAATTATCAAAAAATTCTTTTATCATATATCCTTTATATCCTAATAAAATAACAAATTCATTTATTCCATAAAATGAATAATATTTCATTATATGCCATATAATAGGACGTCCCCCTATTTCTACTAATGGTTTTGGTCTTATATATGTTTCCTCACCAAGTCTTGTACCAAGACCACCTGCTAATATAACAAGTTTCAT from Brachyspira pilosicoli encodes:
- the rfbF gene encoding glucose-1-phosphate cytidylyltransferase, encoding MKLVILAGGLGTRLGEETYIRPKPLVEIGGRPIIWHIMKYYSFYGINEFVILLGYKGYMIKEFFDNYRRHLYDMKIDFSNNTSEFMKKQNHKDMEKWVIDLIDTGEHSMTGGRLKRVQHLLKDENTFCMTYGDGLCNANIKDEIEFHKKHGKIATMLAVFPPARWGAININKENLITDFIEKPKGDNTYINGGFFVLNNKIFNYLEDDSTIFEQKPLKNLSKDKELMAFKHDGFWQCMDTQRDKSILEDMWSKGDALWKKW